The genomic region AGAGAGCGAAGGGGACGTGGCCAAGCCAGGCATGGCGACTGACTCCAGAGGCCACGCGCCCGGGACGAAACTCCAGCTGATATACCGAGCGGCCGACTGATCATCGGTTCGCGACGACGACCCTCTGGAGTTCCGAGGCGCACACACCGGAGATATCAGTCGATCGGGGGTTCAAATCCCTCCGTCCCCATTTTCTCGCAGCACAACACGACGAGCGAAGCGAGGAGGCTGTGCTGCCTGAATCATAGACGAGGAGGGATTTGAACCAGGGAGCGTAACGGAGTGGAACGACCGTGGTTCCGATTTCTGTGGAATCGGAAGCCTGTGACGGCTCCGTCACAGTGGTTCGAACTTGCCTCCGTCCCCATTTTCTCGAATCACACACCGAGTGAGCGGCGGCTGTTGCTGCCCCGAACTCGGCGCCGGCAGTGGCATCCGATAGTATAAACTGAGTAAACAGTCCCAGCGATTAATTGGTTTTCAGCGACTGGTCGTGACTATGCAGAGACGAACGGTCCTGCAGTCCGTGGGGGCATCGCTCGCGAGCATACCACTCGTCGCATCGACAGTGACAGCCAAGCAGGGTGAGAAGCAACCCGTGGGGGGAACGCTGCCGAACGAGAACGCGCCCGTGCAACAGGTGTCCGGGTTCCCATCGGGGGAGCGAACGGTCGAGGCCGGGCAGTTCCTGCGGCTGGAGAACGGGTGGGTGTTCTTCGACCTCTCCGACGAGAAGATCCGCGAGTTCTTCGAGAAGACCCGACAGACGTTCACGTTCGACGGACAGCGCTTCGTCCTCGACAGCTACGAGGAGTGGGAGGAGTACGCGGTCGAGGGGACCGAGGACCTGTTCCTGTTCACGCACACCGATACGCCGAAGGGGGTGGGCGAGCGCTTCGAGGTGACCTGGGACGTCGTCTACACCGACGCGTACTACGACCCCATCCGGGACATCCAGTACGAGCAGGGCGAGCGAAGCGTCATCTTCCCGTTCCAGAGTCGGTACGAGGTCGTCGCAAAGGACTCAGGAGCGGCGGGGGCGGAAACGGGCCGCCGCTGAAGGCACAACACCACCCGATTCTTCATCGAGACGGCCGGTAGCCTGTGCTGTCGTCGAACCAGCGTCGACTCACGCAGCCGATTCCAAGCTTCCGAGAATAGAAACCAGTATTCATTACGCTACCGCCGAAAGGTTCGCATAGACAGTTACATGCCGACGCGTCGCAGGAGCCTCCAGGCGCTCGCCGCGGCCGGGGCCACGGGTATCCTCGGAAGCGCAGCCTACAGCCAGCTCTCGGCTTCCGACGACGCACCCACCGCACTGGTCGCCGGCTCGCTCCTCACGGTCGCCTCCGACACGCCCGGGGCGAGCATCGAGGCTCACGGCTCGGCAACCGTGGCCCAGCTCGTCCGCGACGAGCTCAGACAGCCAGACGCAATCGCACTCGCAGACCCGGTGTTGTTCCAGGGCATCACCGAGGAGTTCACGCTGTTCGCGACGAACGCGCTGGTACTGACCTACGACCCCAGGTCCGAGCACGCAGAGTCGGTCCAGCAGGACTGGCGCGAGGCGGTCCGGAATCCCGAGGTCAGCATCGGGCGGACCGACCCGAAACTCGACCCACTGGGCTACCGGACCGTGATGGCGCTGCAACTCGCCGAGGGGCTCGACACCGACACGGTGCTCGACGACTCCCGCATCTTCGCCGAGACCGGCCTCCTGAACGCGCTCGAAGCGGGGGGAATCGACGCGGCGTTCACCTACCGGAACATGGCGGTCGAGCGCGGCCTCTCGTACGTCGACCTCCCCGAACGCATCGACTTCTCTGACCCGATGCGGCGCGAGACCTACGCGAGCGTCAGTTACGAGCTGTCGGAGCAGACCGTGCAGGGCGCACCCATCCGGTACGGGGTCGCCGCGCTCACGCCGGCCGGCGAGTCGTGGATTCGGGCCCTCGTCGGCGAAGAGCGCCGCCTCGAACGGGCCGGGTTCACGATTCCGCGGAGCTACCCCAAGCTGGGACGGCCGTAACCGAACGACTGCGGCCCGGCGACCGCGTCGTTTATCCCGCCCACAGTCTCGTTTTGGGGTATGACGCTGGCGAGGGAGACACGCGACGCGGCCGACGAACATCCGTTCCTGCTTTCAGCCCTGCGAGCGGGTGTGGTGAACTACTCTGCGGCCGCCCGGTTTCTGGCGGTCGACGGGGAGGCAGAGGCGGTGGCGACGGCACTGCGACGCTACGCGGATGCCCTGCCAGAGTTCGAGACCGGCAGCCGGGACGTCCGTGTCACCATGCAGAGCGGTATCGGCCCGGTCCCCGAAGCTGCCGACGACGAGCCGTTGCTTCGGGTGAGCGAGCAGGGGTACGGGAAGACGGCCGGTGGCGAGTCCACAGCCATCCTGGCGACGGGGGCGGTCGACGCGGCGTTCTGCCAGCAGGCGCTCGGGCAACTGGAGACCGACGACGTGGGTGTCTCCGCGCTCGGGTTCGACGGGGGCGCACTCGTCGTCCTCGTCGGCCGGCGGGAGGCCGCCAACGCGCTCCGGGCCGTCGAGGCCGCCGCCGAGGCCGTCCGGGAACCGGCGCGAGACACGCCGTGACCACTCACCGTATCCATTAAAAGGACTGCAGGGGAAGAAGAGGGTAATGACCCTGTACGTGTCGAACACGTTGACGGGCGAGAAGGAGGCGTTCGAGCCACAGGACCCCGACGATGTGCTGCTCTACTACTGTGGCCTCACCGTCTCCGACCCCGCCCACCTCGGCCACGCCCGCGGCTGGGTACACGTGGACGTGATGCACCGCTGGCTGGAACAGCTCGGCTACGGCGTCCGACACGTCGAGAACTTCACCGACGTGAACGAGAAGATTGTCGCCCGGGCGGGCGACCCCGAACTCGGCGCGGACGAGGCCGAGGTCGCCGAGCATTACATTCAGGACGTGCTCGACGACATGCGCGGGCTGAACCTCAAGCGCGCCGAGGTGTACCCCCGCGTCACCGAGCACATCCCGGAGATCATCAACCTCATCCAGACACTCATCGACCAGGAACACGCCTACGAGTCCAACGGGTCGGTGTACTTCGACGTCACCACCTTCGAGGACTACGGCAAACTCTCCGGGCAGAAGGTCGAGGAGATCGAGGAGCAAGGCGACCCCGACGAACTCGCCGAGAAGCGCCACCCCGCGGACTTCGCACTGTGGAAGGCCGACGGCGTCAAGCCGGAAGCGGTCCGCGAGCACCGTAAAGAGGGCCACCCACTCGGCGAGGACGAGTGCCCGAGCGGGCAGACGTGGGACTCGCCCTGGGGCGAGGGCCGGCCCGGCTGGCACATCGAGTGCTCGGCCATGTCGATGACCCACCTCGACTCGACCATCGACATCCACGTCGGCGGGATGGACCTCGTCTTCCCCCACCACGAGAACGAGGTCGCCCAGAGCGAGGCCGCGACCGGCCAGCAGTTCTCGAACTACTGGCTGCACGTCCGGTTGCTGGAGACGAAGGCCGAGAAGATGTCCTCCAGCCTTGGTAACTTCACCACCGTCGCGGACCTACTTCGCGAGGAGGGCCCGAACGTGGTCCGGATGCTCCTCGTCTCGACGGCGTACCACAACAAGGCGGTCTTCAGCGACGAGACGCTCACCGAGGCCAGAGAACGCTGGGAACGGCTCGAACGCGGCTACCGCGCCGCCGTCGATGCCTGCGATTCCACCGCGGCCCGGACGAAGGTCGACGACCGCGACCTGAAGTCCGCCGTCGAGCGCACCCGCCGCGAGTTCGCAGAGGGGATGAACGACGACTTCAACACCCGCGAGGCGACGACGGCCCTGCTCGAACTCGCAACCGCGGTGAACAGGCACCTCGCCGACCGCGACGAGTACGACTACCGCGCCCTCCACGACGCCATCGACACGTTCGAAGAACTCGGTGGGGGCGTCCTCGGCTTCCAGTTCGGCGCGCAGACCGGCGGCGAGGCGAGTGTTGCCGACGAGGTCATCCAGCTGGTCCTCGACGTACGCGAGGCCGAACGCGAAGCTGGCAACTACGACCGTGCCGACGAGCTCCGGGACGAACTCGAAGCGATGGGTGTCACCGTCGAGGACACCGACGACGGCACTTCGTTCCACTACTGAGGGCAGCGCGGGGGGTTGCCGAGGGTCGACCCCGAGCATGATAGGCGGACAGACTTTTATCCCCTGCAGAGTGACCGACGGGTATGAAGCTGACTCGACGGACGTTGCTGGGCAGTGCCAGTGCAGGAATCGCGGCGACAGCCGGGTGTCTCGGCATCCTCTCTGGAACGAGCGAGTTCGCGGCCGACCAGGCCGCCGTCGACGAGCAGGTTGCGAGCGACACGAACTACGTCAAGCAGGAACCCAAAGAACAGACCATCGAGAAGACGTTCTCCGCGGCGGGCCAGGAGAAGACGGTGAAGGTGACGAACTGGGTCACGCAGTACTACAAGACCCTCGACCTGCCCATCGCATCGGACCAGAAGGCGGGCGTGTTCGCGCTCATCTCCTCACCGAAGGTCGAGGTCGTCGGCCAGTCGTTCAACCCGCTGAAGGACTGGGACGAGCGCAAACTGGCGAAGCAGATCCAGTCGCAGTACGAGGGCTTCTCGGTCGGCAGCGCGGTCGACGAGTTCGCCGTCCAGATACTCGGCTCCGCGAAGACCGTGACGAAGTTCGAGGGGACCGCGACCCTCAGTGGGAACGAGGTCGACGTCTACCTCCTCCTCACGGGCGCGGTCGGCCACGAGTCCGACTTCGTCGTCCCGATGGGCATCTACCCGCAGGAGATCGACGAACAGGCCAACGTCACGAAGCTCATGCGGAATCTCGTGCATCCCGCGGCAGAATAAGCGCGTCTCTCCGTTCGATTCGAGTACCGTGACACCCGGTCAGGCGTCGGCGGCGTGGACTGCCGAGCGTGCGAGCACGATACGCTCATCGTCGTCGTCGCCGTCGTCGTCGCCGTCGTCGAGTTCGACCTCGTGGAGCGAGACGTGGAGGAACGTGATCGGCGGCGGGAACAGCTGGTCCTCGATCTGGAGTGATGGTTCGACGTCCTCGAGGTCCGGGTCGTAGATCAGGTCTGCGTCCTGTTCGATGTTGGTCGGCCCGCCGATGATGGCTCCTTCGACGTGGGCGCTCCCACCGACGATACACACGTCCCAGCCCTCACACTTGTTCTGGCTGGAGAGCGCGGCTTCGTTCGTCTCGGTTTCGTTCACCGCGGGTGCGTCACGGGGTGCGTAGATGGTTCCGTAGAACTGCGTCGAAGAGCCGCCACCACCGGTGATCGCGACCTGCATATCGGAGGTCCCGTAGATCTGCAGCCGCTCGGACTCGTTCACGATGCCAGCCTGGCCGTTTCGAAGTCCGAAGTCCCCGTTCATGTATATCCGGAGGGCGTGGTCGTCCGTCGGGTTCTCCAGTTCGAGGTCCGCGCTGTCGAGGGAGATGCTCCCGTTGAGGACGAGACTGATGTTCCCGTCCTCGAGGTCGGCCCTGACATCGTTGCTGGAGAGGTTGATATCCCCGTCCAGGTAGTACGTGTTGCCACCTTCCATCGAGATGTTGTTACCGGGATTGTTGGGGGTGATTACCGAACTGTTGTTCCGTGCGCCCTCGATCTTGAGTTCGATGGCCGGGTCGAGCTCGTAGAGCCCGGATTCGATGTTGGGCATCGTCGACCCGATGATCTCACCGGCCCCACTCACGTTGATGTCACCTTCCGCGCGCACGGGCCCCTCGATGGTCGCGTCCCCGTTCTGGACCATGACGTCACCTTCGTCGCCGCCGGTGGCGTACACGCCCTGACCGAAGTCTCCGTTGAGGATCGGTCGCCCGAGCTCCACGGTCACCGTCTCGTTCGAGTGGTACACGGTCACGGCCCTTTCGCTGGTGTGGTCACGGAGGTACTCCGCCCAGCCGGCGTAGTACTCGCTGTGGATCTTGACGGTGACCATCTCACCCTCGACGTAGCCGACGCGGTTGATGGGCGACATCGTCCGGTTCTTCCGGATCTCGACCACGCCGGAGCTGATGCGTTTCTCGCCGGAGACGATCGGAATCGGGAGGTTGAGCGTGCCATCGCGGTAGTGGAACGACGGCGAAGAGACCATCCTCGCGTCGGCACCGGTCCCGCGCCAGACGCCGCCCGCCTGGTAAGCGTAGACGGTGTCGCCGCGGCGGTACTCGATGGACCCGAAGGATTCGTTCGCGATGTCGATGTTCTGGGTGTAGACCTCGATACGGCCGGTGTCCTTCCGGTGGATCGCGCCTTCGCGCGTCCGGATGTCGAAGTCGGTCACCTCGTTCGCACCCTCGCCGAGCGCCACCGACCCGACGTTCTTCTCGAGTTCGATGAACACCTGCTCGACACGCTGTGATTCGGTGTCCTCTTTGGTTTCTTCGAGCGTGAGCCCACCGATGACGATGATAGACACTGCGCCGATGCTCACCAGCCCGATGAGCAACACCACCGCTAGCAGTGCGCTCTGCCCTCGTTCGTTCGGTTCGTGTGTCCCCCAGGACGACGTGTCGTCTCCCCCCCTCGCGGAGAGACGTCTCATACAGTTTCGAGTAGTCACCAGAATATAAATAAGAATTGTAAGGTCTGGCGTAGCTACTGCGTAAAACCATATCTATATAGATATAAAATTTTTAAATCTACTAAGAAAGGATTCCTTAAAATTGCTTAGAGATGTTTTGAAGCCTCAAAGGCTAATGGTAATGGCCGATGATTAATCGGCCATAAGTTTCAATAGTATAATCATATCTCGCTATCCAGTTCGCGTATGAACGTTGTGGCCAAACTGTGGTCCATGGTCAGTCATCATGGTGGTCCTCGGGAACGGTCCGACGCGGTGACGTAGTCGTCCGAATGGCGTCCGGAGAATAGCTCGAACCCGGTCCCTGACTCGGGTAGCCTATCGCCGCAGTGACGGCCGATGTGCTGCCGGTGCGAGCACGATGCGCTCGTCATCGTCGTCGTCCAGTTTGACGTCGTGGACGGAGACGTGGAGGAACGTGATCGGCGGCGGGAACACGCCGTCTTCGAGCTGGAGGGAGGGTTCCGTGCCCACGAGGCTCGGGTCGTGGGTCAACCCGGTACTCGACCCGACGTACGTCGGCCCGGCGACGATGGCACCCTCGATGGCACTGTTCCCCGTTGCGATGCAGACGTCCCAGCCGTCACACTTGCTCTTCGTGTCGATGGTCGCGACGTTGGTCTCGCCGGGGTCGAGCGCCGGTTCGTCCCGCGGCGCGTAGATGGTCCCGTAGAACGCGGTGCTCCCGCCGGTGAAGCCGATCTGCATGTCCGAGGTCCCGTATATCTGGAGGTACTGCGCCTGCCCGGTGATGCCGGCCTGGCCGTTCTTCAGGCCGAAGTGGCCGGTACTGTACACGCGGAAGGCGGATCCCGGGCTCGCGTTGTCTATCTGGATGCCGCCGTCCTCCAGGGCGATGCTCCCGTTGACGATGAGGGTCACGTTCCCGTCCGCGAGGTCGACCTCGATGTCGTCACCGCCCGAGACGATGTCGGAATCGACGTAGTAGGTCTTGCCCTCGTCCAGTTCCTCGGTCAGTGGGTTGGGCCGCGGCTTCGACGCGTTCTGCTTCGCGCTCTCGACCATCCGGTCGATGGCGGGGTCGATCTCCGTCAGATCTGCGTTCACGTTCGACTCCTCCGAGCCGTTTATCGAGTTGTTCTTCTTCTTGTCGATGTCTCCTTCTGCCTTCACCGGGCCCGTGATTCCCCCCGCGTTCCCGTTGGCGTCGACCTTCACGTTACCGTCGGCACCGCCGGTGGCGTACACTCCCTGGGCGAAGTCACCGTCGATGAGCGGCCGGCCCAGCTTGACGACGACCGTCTCGTTGGCCTCGTCGACCGAGACGGCCACATCGTTCGTGCGCTCCCGGAGGTACTGTGCCCAGCCGGCGTAGTACTCGCTCTGGATCTCGACCGTGACGAGCTTGCCTTCGACGTAGCCGACGCGGTTGATCGGTGAGCGCGTCCCGTTCTTCCGGAGCGTGATCTTCCCGCCAGCGAGGCGGTCGTCACCGGAGACGGTCGGAATCGGGAGGTTGAGTGTGCCGTCGCGGTAGTGGAACTGTGGGGCAGCGACCATCATCGCCTCGTCACCGGTCCCACGCCAGACGCCGCCCGCCTGGTAGGCGTACACCGTGTCGTCATTGCGGTACTCGATGGACCCGAAGGTCTGGTTCGCGATCTCGGTGCCGTTGGCGGTCACCGTGATTCGCCCGGTGTTCTTGCGGTGGACGGCCCCATCTTTGGTCCGCAGGGCGAAGTCGACCTGGCCGGAGCCGTCGTCGCTCAACGCCACCGAGTCGATCGTCCGGTCGAGTTCGAGGAAGGCGTACTCGATTCGTTTCGTCTCGGTCTCGGATTGCTGTTGCTCGAGCGTGAGCCCACCCACCACCAGGATGGACACGACACCGATGGTGACGAGCCCGATCAAAAGTACCATCGCTACCACGGCCGTCTGGCTACGGCCCGTGCGTGGCGATGCACCGGTTCGACGTCCCCCTCGTGGTTTCCCCCCTGACGTGGTGGGACGTATCATCGTAACAGGAAATGCACCCGACACGTAAATAGGAATCGATTATTTTACCCTACTCGAACGCAAGAACACCGAGAATAGTTGTTAATTGATTTCTGATTTTGTAGTATAAATGTTCTACAGCCACTCTCGCGGCTATTGACCATTCTGGAACAGCCACCTCGAAGGCTACTATTCGGCCACAAGGTACTTTTATCTCACGACGTCGTTCGTGACTGACGGCCGAGCAGTTCGTCGATTCTCTCTCCCACGATTCTAATAACTCAGTGAGACAACATTTCCTTGACAGAGTGCGTCACGCCTGTCGGAACGAAGGGCATCGAGCCGGTCGAAAAGGAGACGAGTTTCGTCAGTGAAGTCGCTCGCAGAGACTCAGTTCGTCGCCGATACCACTGCGCTGTCGGCGATGAGTATCCGTTCGTCGTCCTCGCCGTCGTCGAGTTCGACCTCGTGGACGGAGACGTGCAGGAACGTGATCGGCGGCGGGAACACGCCGTCCTGAAGCTGCAGGTCGGGGTCGAGCGTCGAGAGACTCGTGTCGTAGGTCATCTCAGTGTTCGTGTTGAGCTTGGTGGAGCCGCCGACGATCGCCCCGACGATGTCCGCGTGTCCCGAGCTGAGGCAGACGTCCCAGCCGTCGCAGGTGTTCCCGTTCTTGAAGTAGTCGTAGGCAGTGTTCGGTTCGCTAGCGTTGACCGCGGAATCGTCACGTGGGGCGTAGTACGTGCCGAAGAATTCGGTTCCGTTCCCACCAGTGATGTAGACCGTACTGTTCGAGGTCCCGTAGAGCTGGAGTCGCTTGGACTCGTTATCGTACCCGACCGAGCCACCCGATTGACCGTAGTGACCCGTCATGTACACCTTGAACGAGTTGCTTCCTGACGGATTGTCGATATCGAGGTCGTCGCCCTCCATGTACAGACTCCCGTTCAGGATGAGCGTGACGTTGCCACTGCCGAGATCAACGTCTACATCCGAGCCACCAGTCGTGATATCAGAGTCGACGTAGTACGTCTTGCCGCCGTCGAGCGTCGTGTTCAGGGGGTCGACCGTCTGGATGGACGTGTCGTTCCGGGCCGTCTTGACCTTGGTGTAGATCACGTCGTCGATAGCAGTGAGGCCCGAGTCGACGTTCTCTTCGGTGGAGCCGGTGATGTCCGACCCGTTGGAGATGTCGCCCTCTGCCCGGACCGGTCCGTCGATCTGTGCGTTCGAGTGGTTGGCGGCCACGGTCCCGCCACCACCGCCGGTCGCGTAGACACCCTGCGTGAAGTTGGTGTCGGCGACCGGTCGGCCCAGCTTGACGAGGACCGTCTCGTTCGCTTCGTCGACCTTCACCGCCACGTTGTTGGTCCGGTCGCGGAGGTACTGTGCCCAGCCGTTGTAGTACTTGCTCTCGATCTCGACCGTGACCAGTTTCCCTTCGACGTAGCCGACGTTGTTCACCGGGGCCTTGGTGTGGTTCTTCGATATCTCGACGACGCCGGAGGAGAGTTGCTCCTCGCCGGTCACCGTCGGGATGGGGAGGTTGAGCGTCCCGTCACGGTAGTGGAACTGTGGGGCTGCGACCATCGTCGCGTCGGCACCGGTGCCACGCCAGACGCCACCAGCCTGGTAGGCGTAGGTGCTGTCGTCACGCCGGTACTCGATGGAACCGAAGGACTCGTTGGCTATCTCGGTCCCGTTGGCGAAGACGGTGATGCGACCGGTGTTCTTGCGGAACACGGCACCTTCCTTCGTTCTGATGTCGAAGTCGACCTCGCGGGTCGACCCACCGCCCAGAGCGACGGTGTCGACGCCTTCGTCGAGCTGGACGAAGACCTGCTCGATGCGCTGGTCTTCGGCGGTATCTTGCGATTCCTGGAGTGCCACGCCGCCGAGGACGACGATCGAGACCGACCCGATGGCCACGATGCCGACGAGGAGGATGACGGCCATGACGGCCGACTGCCCTCGCTCCGCCCGGTGAGTCGCACCACGACTGCCATCGGATCTCCTGGCCCCAGCAGGGAGACCGTTTGTCAGGGAAGCTCCTCTCATCATTCACTGCGTTGCAGTCCGTTAACATATAGGGGGAATACGGTTATGGACCGTTTTCGCCGTTCACGTGGGCGTGGGTGCACCCGTGCTTTCACGCGGCGTGCGCAGAAAGAAGGGTTTAGAATCGTTTTTGAACGGTCTCGGGCATCGGTGAACGATTCAACTAACTCACACGAATCGTGTGGTGGGGTACCAGATACCGTGATGTTCCGATTCCGTCGTCAGCGTGGCTGCCACTCGGGTTCGCGATCTTCGAAGAACGCGTCGATACCTTCGTTCTTGTCCTCGTTGGCGAACAGCAACGCGAACAGTTCGGCCTCGTACTCGATGCCTTCCTCCAGCCCCATCCGCGAGCCCGCCTTCACCGCCTTCTTGGCGATCTCCAGGGCGAGCGGGGACTTCGACGCCATCTTGCCCGCAAGGTCGTACACGCGGTCGTCGAGGTCGTCCTCGGGGTACACCTCGTCGACGAGGCCGATGTCGTTCGCCTCCGTGGCGTCGATGAGTTCACCCGAGAGGATGAGTCGCATCGCCTGACCCTCACCGACGAGCCGGGGAAGACGCTGGGTCGCACCGCCGCCGGGCATGATGCCGAGGTTGATCTCGGGCTGCCCGAGCTTCGACCCCTCCTGGGCGATGCGCACGTCACAGCCCAGTGCAAGTTCCGAGCCGCCGCCGAGACAATGGCCGTTGATGCGGGCGATGACCGGTTTCTCCAGGTCGTCGACGTACTCGTACACGCGCGGGCGTTTCGAGGCGTCGCGCTGCTCGATAGCGTCGCGCTCGCGCAGTTCCGTCACGTCCGCGCCCGCGACGAAGGAACTCGACTCGTCCGAGCCGGTGAGGACCACGACCCGGACCGAGGAATCCGCCTCGACCGCGTCGAGGACCGCCTTGAGCTCCCGGCGAAGCTGCGCGTTCAGGGCGTTGCGGGAATCGGGTCGGTCGAGAACGACGGTCGCGACGCCCTCGGCGTGGTCGCCGACCGCGACGGACACGAGTTCGCAGTCCTCTGCCGCGGCGAGCACGTCGTCGGTCCCTGAGTCGGTCGACTCCTCGCCCATCAGTCGTCACCCCAGTCGCCACTGGTACCCACTATCTCGCCGTCCTCCCAGACGTAGAAGCCCTCGCCGGACTTCTTGCCGAGCTTGCCGGCGCGGACCTTCTGCTTGAGGAGCTGCGGCGGGCGGAACCGCTCGCCGAGCTCCTCGCGCAGGTACTCGAGGATATCCAGGCGCACGTCGAGCCCGACCACGTCGCCGAGTTCGATGGGACCCATCGGGTGGTTGTAGCCGAGTTCCATCGCGGTGTCGATGTCCTGGGGCGAGGCGACGCCCTCCTCCAGCATCCTGATCGCCTCCACGCCGAGGGAGACGCCGAGACGCGAGGACGCGAACCCGGCGGAGTCCCGCACCGTCACCGGCTCGCGGTCGATGCCGTCGACGAACGATTCGGCGAACTCGACCGTCTCCTCGCTGGCCTGCTCCGGCACCACGATCTCGACCAGTTGCATGATGTGGACCGGGTTGAAGAAGTGGAGCCCGACGGCGCGCTCGTCGTGGTCGAGCGCACTGGCGATCTCGGTGACCGAGAGCGAAGACGTGTTCGAGGCGATGACGGTGTCGTCAGCGGCCAGTTCCTCGACGTCCTCGAAGGTCTGCTTCTTCAGGTCCATCCGCTCCGGGACCGCCTCGATGACGATGTCGACCCCGGGGACCGCGTCCGACAGGTCGACGGCGGTGTCGATTCGGTCGAGGGTCTC from Haloarchaeobius sp. HME9146 harbors:
- a CDS encoding extracellular solute-binding protein; this encodes MPTRRRSLQALAAAGATGILGSAAYSQLSASDDAPTALVAGSLLTVASDTPGASIEAHGSATVAQLVRDELRQPDAIALADPVLFQGITEEFTLFATNALVLTYDPRSEHAESVQQDWREAVRNPEVSIGRTDPKLDPLGYRTVMALQLAEGLDTDTVLDDSRIFAETGLLNALEAGGIDAAFTYRNMAVERGLSYVDLPERIDFSDPMRRETYASVSYELSEQTVQGAPIRYGVAALTPAGESWIRALVGEERRLERAGFTIPRSYPKLGRP
- the cysS gene encoding cysteine--tRNA ligase — translated: MTLYVSNTLTGEKEAFEPQDPDDVLLYYCGLTVSDPAHLGHARGWVHVDVMHRWLEQLGYGVRHVENFTDVNEKIVARAGDPELGADEAEVAEHYIQDVLDDMRGLNLKRAEVYPRVTEHIPEIINLIQTLIDQEHAYESNGSVYFDVTTFEDYGKLSGQKVEEIEEQGDPDELAEKRHPADFALWKADGVKPEAVREHRKEGHPLGEDECPSGQTWDSPWGEGRPGWHIECSAMSMTHLDSTIDIHVGGMDLVFPHHENEVAQSEAATGQQFSNYWLHVRLLETKAEKMSSSLGNFTTVADLLREEGPNVVRMLLVSTAYHNKAVFSDETLTEARERWERLERGYRAAVDACDSTAARTKVDDRDLKSAVERTRREFAEGMNDDFNTREATTALLELATAVNRHLADRDEYDYRALHDAIDTFEELGGGVLGFQFGAQTGGEASVADEVIQLVLDVREAEREAGNYDRADELRDELEAMGVTVEDTDDGTSFHY
- a CDS encoding DUF6517 family protein; translated protein: MKLTRRTLLGSASAGIAATAGCLGILSGTSEFAADQAAVDEQVASDTNYVKQEPKEQTIEKTFSAAGQEKTVKVTNWVTQYYKTLDLPIASDQKAGVFALISSPKVEVVGQSFNPLKDWDERKLAKQIQSQYEGFSVGSAVDEFAVQILGSAKTVTKFEGTATLSGNEVDVYLLLTGAVGHESDFVVPMGIYPQEIDEQANVTKLMRNLVHPAAE
- a CDS encoding enoyl-CoA hydratase/isomerase family protein — its product is MMGEESTDSGTDDVLAAAEDCELVSVAVGDHAEGVATVVLDRPDSRNALNAQLRRELKAVLDAVEADSSVRVVVLTGSDESSSFVAGADVTELRERDAIEQRDASKRPRVYEYVDDLEKPVIARINGHCLGGGSELALGCDVRIAQEGSKLGQPEINLGIMPGGGATQRLPRLVGEGQAMRLILSGELIDATEANDIGLVDEVYPEDDLDDRVYDLAGKMASKSPLALEIAKKAVKAGSRMGLEEGIEYEAELFALLFANEDKNEGIDAFFEDREPEWQPR
- a CDS encoding 3-hydroxyacyl-CoA dehydrogenase family protein, with the translated sequence MNVCVLGAGTMGHGITQVCAMAGHEVTMRDIEEEYVENGLDGIRRNLQGGVDRGKVTEAEMAETLDRIDTAVDLSDAVPGVDIVIEAVPERMDLKKQTFEDVEELAADDTVIASNTSSLSVTEIASALDHDERAVGLHFFNPVHIMQLVEIVVPEQASEETVEFAESFVDGIDREPVTVRDSAGFASSRLGVSLGVEAIRMLEEGVASPQDIDTAMELGYNHPMGPIELGDVVGLDVRLDILEYLREELGERFRPPQLLKQKVRAGKLGKKSGEGFYVWEDGEIVGTSGDWGDD